A portion of the Pseudomonas sp. PSE14 genome contains these proteins:
- a CDS encoding DUF523 domain-containing protein has protein sequence MQKVLVSRCLLGHRVRYDGGAHGPFDLLARWLAQGRVVPLCPEVAGGLPTPRAPAEIPGGQGMAVLERVRPVVTVDGEDVSQAFLAGADAAVKLVRHHDIRLAILKARSPSCGHRENYDGSFTGRKVAGEGVTAAALKRMGVLVFSEEELDAAAVCLAGLEAGG, from the coding sequence ATGCAGAAGGTTCTCGTCAGCCGTTGCCTGCTCGGACATCGCGTTCGCTACGACGGTGGTGCCCACGGCCCGTTCGACCTGCTGGCGCGCTGGCTGGCCCAGGGGCGCGTGGTGCCGCTGTGCCCGGAAGTGGCCGGCGGCCTGCCGACGCCGCGCGCGCCGGCGGAAATTCCCGGTGGCCAGGGCATGGCCGTGCTGGAGCGGGTCAGGCCAGTGGTCACGGTGGATGGGGAGGACGTCAGCCAGGCGTTCCTGGCGGGCGCCGATGCGGCGGTGAAGCTGGTGCGGCATCACGATATCCGCCTGGCCATACTGAAGGCGCGCAGCCCGTCCTGTGGTCACCGCGAGAACTACGACGGCAGCTTCACTGGCCGCAAGGTCGCCGGCGAGGGCGTCACAGCCGCCGCGCTCAAGCGCATGGGCGTGCTGGTGTTCAGCGAGGAAGAGCTGGACGCCGCCGCCGTCTGCCTGGCCGGGCTGGAGGCCGGAGGCTAG
- a CDS encoding DUF6160 family protein: protein MSRLFALSAAAAALLHLSVSQAALEALDNASLGAVSGQDGISIRADVLAHIGSAAWNDGGGSVSLRNVSIDNGCVSASACPNGRGGSLPYGAAQLGLTLPIFGIELPTLQVDVVQNANGKQQLALTLPNLTSINQQLNASGLPAQTIRVRMIGDLYVGNGRLGTLEVRDIQDISGTLKVWGH from the coding sequence ATGTCCCGCCTGTTCGCCCTGTCCGCAGCCGCTGCGGCGCTGCTCCACCTGTCGGTCAGCCAGGCCGCCCTCGAAGCGCTCGACAACGCGAGCCTCGGCGCGGTCAGCGGCCAGGACGGCATCAGCATCCGCGCCGACGTACTGGCGCACATCGGCAGCGCCGCCTGGAATGATGGCGGCGGCAGCGTCTCGTTGCGCAACGTTTCCATCGATAACGGCTGCGTGAGCGCCAGTGCCTGCCCCAACGGCCGCGGCGGCAGCTTGCCGTATGGCGCCGCGCAACTGGGACTGACCCTGCCGATCTTCGGCATCGAGCTACCAACCCTGCAGGTGGACGTGGTGCAGAATGCCAACGGCAAGCAACAGCTCGCCCTGACGCTGCCGAACCTCACCAGCATCAACCAGCAACTCAACGCCAGCGGCCTGCCGGCGCAGACCATCCGCGTGCGGATGATCGGCGACCTCTATGTCGGCAACGGGCGCCTGGGCACGCTGGAAGTCCGCGATATCCAGGACATCAGCGGGACCCTGAAGGTATGGGGACACTGA
- a CDS encoding 2OG-Fe(II) oxygenase: MDFDTDSSLLQRIVDDLADKGWSQQDAFLPDALIAQLATECRARDASGKLAAAAIGRGEGQAVREGIRGDRIQWIEPGQSEACDLYLRALDELRRLINRSLYLGLEDFEGHFALYPPGAFYQKHLDRFRDDDRRTLSAVFYLNPDWREAQGGALRMYLPDEQTLDLAPIGGRLVVFLSSEFPHEVLPASHERLSLTGWFRRRGDSSF, translated from the coding sequence ATGGATTTCGACACCGATTCTTCCCTGCTGCAGCGCATCGTCGACGACCTCGCCGACAAGGGCTGGTCGCAGCAGGACGCCTTCCTTCCCGATGCCTTGATCGCCCAATTGGCGACGGAGTGCCGTGCCCGTGATGCGTCCGGCAAGCTGGCCGCTGCTGCCATCGGCCGGGGTGAGGGGCAGGCAGTGCGCGAAGGTATCCGTGGCGACCGCATCCAGTGGATAGAACCCGGCCAGTCCGAAGCCTGCGATCTCTATCTGCGGGCGCTGGACGAGTTGCGCCGGCTGATCAATCGCTCGCTCTACCTCGGCCTGGAAGACTTCGAGGGACACTTCGCCCTCTATCCGCCGGGTGCGTTCTACCAGAAGCACCTGGACCGCTTCCGCGACGATGATCGCCGCACCCTCTCGGCGGTGTTCTACCTCAATCCCGACTGGCGGGAAGCGCAGGGCGGCGCGCTGCGGATGTACCTGCCCGACGAGCAGACGCTGGACCTGGCGCCGATCGGCGGACGGCTGGTGGTGTTCCTCTCCAGCGAGTTCCCCCACGAAGTGCTGCCGGCCAGCCATGAACGCCTGTCGCTGACCGGCTGGTTCCGCCGGCGCGGTGATTCGTCTTTCTGA
- a CDS encoding alpha/beta hydrolase — protein sequence MSEAFQPDLLRPLLRPLTAATTEGGIALYQRFYGLDLSGRYPGLHSRLGTFEAGGYRIAAQLWRPALARGTLLLLHGYYDHMGLYRHVIDWAVGMGFAVLAFDLPGHGLSEGKAASIGDFSEYQTVLTGLLGQAQALDLPQPWHLCGQSTGGAILLDYLLTGEMRPELGRTILLAPLVRPRAWGWSKLSYQVLRPFVDSIPRRFTENSTDPEFLAFLRDRDPLQPRTLPTAWVGALARWIPRIEAASPGAQSLLVVQGDADETVDWRYNLRVLEDKFEKIECLLLTGARHHLANESEVLRQRYFEFLSERLG from the coding sequence ATGTCTGAAGCCTTCCAGCCCGATCTGCTGCGTCCGCTCCTGCGACCACTGACCGCAGCGACGACGGAGGGTGGCATCGCCCTGTATCAGCGTTTCTACGGGCTCGACCTGAGCGGGCGCTACCCCGGCCTGCACAGCCGCCTGGGCACGTTCGAGGCGGGCGGTTATCGCATTGCCGCGCAACTCTGGCGGCCGGCGCTGGCGCGCGGCACCCTGCTGCTGCTGCATGGTTACTACGATCACATGGGTCTGTACCGCCATGTGATCGACTGGGCGGTGGGCATGGGCTTCGCGGTGCTGGCCTTCGACCTGCCGGGCCACGGCCTGTCGGAAGGCAAGGCGGCGAGCATCGGCGATTTCTCCGAGTACCAGACGGTACTGACCGGCCTGCTCGGCCAGGCCCAGGCGCTGGATCTGCCGCAGCCGTGGCATCTGTGCGGGCAGAGTACCGGTGGGGCGATCCTGCTGGACTATCTGCTCACCGGCGAGATGCGGCCGGAGCTGGGGCGAACCATCCTGCTGGCGCCGCTGGTCCGCCCGCGCGCCTGGGGCTGGTCGAAGTTGAGCTACCAGGTGTTGCGGCCCTTCGTGGATTCGATTCCGCGACGTTTCACCGAAAACTCCACCGACCCCGAATTCCTGGCTTTCCTGCGGGATCGCGATCCCCTGCAGCCGCGCACCCTGCCGACCGCCTGGGTGGGCGCGTTGGCGCGCTGGATTCCACGTATCGAGGCCGCCTCTCCGGGCGCGCAGAGTCTGCTGGTGGTGCAGGGCGACGCCGACGAGACAGTGGACTGGCGGTACAACCTGAGGGTGCTGGAGGACAAGTTCGAGAAAATCGAGTGTCTGCTGCTCACCGGCGCGCGGCACCATCTGGCGAACGAGAGCGAGGTCTTGCGCCAGCGCTACTTCGAATTTCTCAGCGAGAGATTGGGGTAG
- a CDS encoding DUF6436 domain-containing protein — MSTRRKTLIGWLIAALCLAGLLSTYAWYEKRYIRPFSQQPQLFSGDHLMLPAQLAGPGHIRLVHFWDPACPCNVGNQQHLAELIARFAPQGVDFYAVQKAGSHGQLPDTLKSMRPLPTLPGAEQLPATPAVAIWDAQGNLAYVGPYSEGAVCTSSNSFIEPILEALVQGRRVQATHTLAVGCYCPWTGTAKK; from the coding sequence ATGTCCACCCGCCGCAAAACGCTTATCGGCTGGCTGATCGCCGCCCTCTGCCTCGCCGGCCTGCTCAGTACCTACGCCTGGTACGAGAAGCGCTACATCCGGCCCTTCAGCCAGCAGCCGCAACTATTCTCCGGCGACCACCTGATGCTGCCGGCGCAGCTGGCCGGCCCGGGGCACATCCGCCTGGTGCATTTCTGGGACCCGGCCTGCCCGTGCAACGTCGGCAACCAGCAGCACCTCGCCGAGCTGATCGCCCGCTTCGCCCCGCAAGGCGTGGACTTCTACGCCGTGCAGAAAGCCGGCAGTCACGGGCAACTGCCCGACACCCTCAAGTCCATGCGCCCGCTGCCCACCCTGCCCGGCGCCGAACAACTGCCCGCCACGCCTGCCGTGGCGATCTGGGACGCCCAGGGCAATCTCGCCTACGTCGGTCCCTACAGCGAAGGCGCGGTGTGCACCTCCAGCAACAGCTTCATCGAACCGATCCTCGAGGCGCTGGTGCAGGGCCGGCGCGTACAGGCGACCCATACCCTGGCGGTTGGCTGCTATTGCCCCTGGACCGGCACCGCGAAGAAGTAG
- a CDS encoding transcriptional regulator: protein MRLHSALAFCAVLALPLAAHADDTPSSSQVMAQHKEAINNRLADIDYKRKRIVEANMKLNPQEGEKFWPIYNSYRTEADKLSKKTLSIIIDYAGAYNTGAVSNDDASKLQKQVLELQDDKQDLKEKYVKRIAKEVSATRALRFLQIEDQLDAMALLEVTREIPLAD, encoded by the coding sequence ATGCGTCTTCATTCCGCCCTCGCTTTCTGTGCCGTTCTCGCCCTGCCGCTGGCCGCTCACGCGGACGACACGCCCAGCAGCAGCCAGGTGATGGCCCAGCACAAGGAGGCCATCAACAACCGCCTCGCTGACATCGACTACAAGCGCAAGCGCATCGTCGAAGCGAACATGAAGCTCAACCCGCAGGAAGGCGAGAAGTTCTGGCCGATCTACAACAGCTACCGTACCGAGGCCGACAAGCTGAGCAAGAAGACGCTGTCGATCATCATCGACTACGCCGGCGCCTATAACACCGGCGCGGTCAGCAATGATGACGCCAGCAAGCTGCAGAAGCAGGTGCTGGAGCTGCAGGACGACAAGCAGGACCTGAAGGAGAAGTACGTCAAGCGCATCGCCAAGGAAGTTTCGGCCACCCGCGCCCTGCGCTTCCTGCAGATCGAGGACCAGCTCGACGCCATGGCCCTGCTCGAAGTGACCCGCGAGATTCCGCTGGCCGACTGA
- a CDS encoding AraC family transcriptional regulator: MSIPELNFPATPALTQSATLRRLLYESLADLGFDPTDIYRQALQKVRLPAPAQSGRLVHDDAPLFWSTLDEITGDRDIGLHLGEVMKPRLLDVVGYLLMASADLREALASFLRFQHILSGGFAAQMQEEGEQVRLILDLNYLGVPSLRQQMECLMLLFLKLLALITDGEFRVSAIEFRHTAPRRLTEHRRLYGLTPLFGEPHDAVLFDRALLSRPSRTANPDLHRLLSAHAREQLGTFDENDLLNRLRYLIGVRLGAGECSLRSCAGELGVRPGLLQRSLAARAQTFRDVREEVRRQRAAQMLDQGMAIRDVARACGFAELSPFYRAFRRWYSAPPERYRQWLRDGGAES; encoded by the coding sequence ATGTCCATCCCCGAGCTGAATTTCCCGGCCACCCCCGCGCTGACCCAGTCCGCCACACTGCGGCGACTGTTGTATGAATCGCTCGCCGACCTGGGCTTCGACCCGACCGACATCTATCGCCAGGCCCTGCAGAAGGTCCGCCTGCCGGCGCCGGCCCAGAGCGGCCGCTTGGTGCATGACGACGCGCCGCTGTTCTGGAGCACGCTCGATGAGATCACCGGCGACCGCGACATCGGCCTGCACCTGGGCGAGGTGATGAAGCCGCGCCTGCTGGACGTGGTTGGCTACCTGTTGATGGCCAGCGCTGACCTGCGCGAGGCGCTGGCGAGCTTCCTGCGTTTCCAGCACATCCTTTCCGGGGGCTTCGCCGCGCAGATGCAGGAGGAGGGCGAGCAGGTACGGCTGATCCTCGACCTCAACTACCTGGGCGTGCCGAGCCTGCGCCAGCAGATGGAATGCCTGATGCTGCTGTTCCTCAAGCTGCTGGCGTTGATCACCGACGGTGAATTTCGCGTCAGCGCGATCGAGTTCCGCCATACCGCGCCGCGCCGCCTGACCGAGCATCGGCGGCTGTATGGGCTCACCCCGCTATTCGGAGAGCCACACGATGCCGTGCTGTTCGATCGTGCGTTGCTCTCGCGTCCTTCGCGCACCGCCAACCCGGACTTGCACCGCCTGCTTAGCGCCCACGCTCGCGAGCAGTTGGGGACGTTCGACGAGAATGACCTGCTCAACCGCCTGCGCTATCTGATCGGCGTGCGGCTGGGTGCTGGGGAGTGCTCGCTGCGCAGTTGCGCGGGCGAGCTGGGCGTGCGTCCTGGGCTGCTGCAGCGCAGCCTGGCGGCCAGGGCGCAGACCTTCAGGGATGTACGAGAGGAGGTGCGCCGGCAGCGTGCCGCGCAGATGCTGGATCAGGGGATGGCGATCCGCGACGTGGCTCGCGCCTGCGGCTTCGCCGAGTTGTCGCCCTTCTACCGGGCGTTCCGACGTTGGTACTCGGCGCCGCCGGAGCGCTACCGACAATGGCTGCGCGATGGCGGTGCCGAGTCCTGA
- a CDS encoding penicillin acylase family protein, whose product MKRTLTVLAVVVAAAAAGAGWYLHGKQPQRDGQLPLAGLHSEVTVRYDERGVPHIKAGSEDDLYRAIGYVHAQDRLFQMEMLRRLSRGELAEVLGPKLVDTDRMFRSLRIRDKAADYVARQDKNSPAWKALVAYLDGVNQFQDSHPRPLEFDILGIPKRPFTPEDTVSVVGYMAYSFAAAFRTEPVLTYVRDQLGTEYLKVFDLAWHPEGVLKPSPLAAADWQDLSAIARISHAALEEAGLPQFEGSNAWAISGSRTRSGKPLLAGDPHIRFAVPAVWYEIQTSAPGFELYGHYQALNPFASLGHNEQFGWSLTMFQNDDVDLIAEKVNPDNPNQVWYQGQWVDLKSEEQSIAVKGQAPVKITLRSSPHGPLVNDALGTASGKTPVAMWWAFLETQNPLLDAFYQLDRADTLDKARAAASKIHSPGLNVIWANARGDIGWWASAQLPVRPDGVVPYFLLDGSTGQADKSGFYPFSENPQEENPARGYIVSANFQPVPANGRPIPGYYNLPDRGQRLNERLADTSVKWDLQNSQALQLDTATGYGPRVLKPLLPLLREAASTTEEKALVEQLAAWQGDHPVDSVTATLFNQLLYQIAEGAMRDEMGDAFFDNLLSTRVLDVALPRLVADDSSPWWDNRKTEQKETRTDIVKAAWKASLDHLRATLGQDSAQWQWGKAHTLTHGHPLGQQKPLDRIFNVGPFAAPGGHETPNNLSHRVGPAPWQVVYGPSTRRLIDFADPAHSLGINPVGQSGVPFDKHYDDQAQAYIEGQYLPQHFEEAEVKANTQGLLRLVPVKR is encoded by the coding sequence ATGAAACGCACTTTGACTGTCCTCGCTGTCGTCGTGGCCGCCGCCGCGGCGGGTGCCGGCTGGTACCTGCACGGCAAGCAACCGCAACGTGACGGACAGCTGCCCCTGGCCGGCCTGCACAGCGAGGTCACGGTTCGCTACGACGAGCGCGGCGTGCCGCACATCAAGGCCGGCAGCGAGGATGACCTGTACCGGGCCATCGGCTACGTCCACGCCCAGGACCGCCTGTTCCAGATGGAAATGCTGCGGCGCCTGTCGCGCGGCGAGCTGGCCGAGGTGCTGGGGCCCAAGCTGGTGGACACCGACCGCATGTTCCGCAGCCTGCGCATTCGCGACAAGGCCGCCGACTATGTGGCGCGCCAGGACAAGAACTCCCCGGCCTGGAAGGCGCTGGTGGCCTATCTGGATGGCGTCAACCAGTTCCAGGACAGCCATCCGCGCCCGCTGGAGTTCGACATCCTCGGCATCCCCAAGCGACCGTTCACCCCCGAGGATACGGTCAGCGTCGTCGGCTACATGGCCTACAGCTTCGCCGCCGCCTTCCGCACCGAGCCGGTGCTTACCTACGTGCGCGACCAGCTGGGGACGGAGTACCTTAAGGTCTTCGACCTGGCCTGGCATCCGGAGGGCGTGCTCAAGCCGAGCCCGCTGGCCGCCGCCGACTGGCAGGACCTCAGCGCCATCGCGCGGATCAGCCACGCGGCACTGGAAGAGGCCGGCCTGCCGCAGTTCGAGGGCAGCAACGCCTGGGCCATCTCCGGTAGCCGCACCAGGAGCGGCAAGCCACTGCTGGCGGGCGACCCGCACATCCGCTTTGCAGTGCCGGCGGTGTGGTACGAGATCCAGACCAGCGCCCCGGGCTTCGAGCTCTACGGGCACTACCAGGCCCTCAACCCGTTCGCCTCGCTCGGGCACAACGAGCAGTTCGGCTGGAGCCTGACCATGTTCCAGAACGACGACGTCGACCTGATCGCCGAGAAGGTCAATCCGGACAACCCCAACCAGGTCTGGTACCAGGGGCAGTGGGTCGACCTGAAGAGCGAGGAGCAAAGCATCGCGGTCAAGGGCCAGGCACCGGTGAAGATCACCCTGCGCAGCTCGCCCCACGGCCCACTGGTCAACGATGCCCTGGGCACTGCCTCGGGCAAGACCCCGGTGGCGATGTGGTGGGCCTTCCTCGAAACCCAGAACCCGCTCCTCGACGCCTTCTACCAACTCGACCGCGCCGACACCCTGGACAAGGCCCGCGCCGCGGCCTCGAAAATCCACTCGCCGGGCCTCAACGTGATCTGGGCCAACGCCCGTGGCGACATCGGCTGGTGGGCTTCGGCGCAACTGCCGGTGCGCCCGGACGGGGTGGTGCCCTACTTCCTACTCGACGGCAGCACGGGCCAGGCCGACAAGAGCGGCTTCTACCCCTTCAGCGAAAACCCGCAGGAAGAGAATCCGGCGCGCGGCTACATCGTGTCCGCCAACTTCCAGCCGGTCCCGGCCAATGGCCGACCGATCCCCGGCTACTACAACCTGCCCGATCGCGGCCAGCGCCTGAACGAACGCCTGGCCGACACCTCGGTGAAATGGGACCTGCAGAACAGCCAGGCGCTGCAACTGGACACCGCCACCGGCTACGGGCCGCGGGTCCTCAAGCCGTTGCTGCCGCTGCTGCGCGAGGCGGCTTCGACGACCGAGGAGAAGGCGCTGGTCGAGCAACTGGCGGCCTGGCAGGGCGATCATCCGGTCGACTCGGTCACCGCCACCCTGTTCAACCAGCTGCTGTACCAGATCGCCGAGGGCGCGATGCGCGACGAGATGGGTGACGCCTTCTTCGACAACCTGCTGTCGACCCGCGTGCTGGATGTCGCCCTGCCGCGCCTGGTGGCCGATGACAGCTCGCCCTGGTGGGACAACCGCAAGACAGAGCAGAAGGAAACCCGCACCGATATCGTCAAGGCTGCCTGGAAGGCCAGCCTGGACCACCTGCGCGCGACGCTGGGCCAGGATTCGGCGCAATGGCAGTGGGGCAAGGCGCACACCCTGACCCACGGCCACCCCCTGGGACAGCAGAAGCCGCTTGACCGAATCTTCAATGTCGGCCCCTTCGCCGCGCCCGGCGGACACGAGACGCCGAACAACCTGTCGCACCGCGTCGGCCCGGCGCCCTGGCAGGTGGTGTACGGCCCGTCCACCCGCCGTCTGATCGACTTCGCCGACCCCGCCCACAGCCTGGGCATCAACCCGGTCGGCCAGAGCGGCGTGCCCTTCGACAAGCACTATGACGATCAGGCGCAGGCCTACATCGAAGGCCAGTACCTGCCCCAGCACTTCGAGGAGGCCGAGGTGAAGGCCAACACCCAGGGCCTGCTCAGGCTGGTGCCAGTGAAGCGCTGA
- a CDS encoding ABC transporter permease subunit: MNKRWSFSNIMLVLGLLFIYVPMIILVIYSFNGSKLVTVWGGWSVKWYVGLLDNQQLIGSVFRSLEIAVYTAFSSVALGTLAAFVLTRIPRFRGRTLFGGMVTAPLVMPEVITGLSLLLLFVAMAQLIGWPQERGIVTIWIAHTSFCSSYVAVVVSARLRELDLSIEEAAMDLGAKPWKVFLLITIPMIAPSLAAGGMMSFALSLDDLVLASFVSGPGSTTLPMEVFSAVRLGVKPEINAVASLILLTVSLFTFFAWYFTRQAEERRKRAIQEAMESNATDWQQKGSTATA, encoded by the coding sequence ATGAACAAGCGCTGGTCGTTCTCCAACATCATGCTGGTGTTGGGCCTGCTCTTCATCTACGTGCCGATGATCATCCTGGTCATCTACTCCTTCAACGGCTCGAAACTGGTGACCGTATGGGGTGGCTGGTCGGTCAAGTGGTACGTCGGCCTGCTCGACAACCAGCAACTGATCGGTTCGGTGTTCCGCTCGCTGGAAATCGCCGTCTACACCGCGTTCTCCTCCGTGGCGCTGGGCACCCTGGCCGCCTTCGTGCTGACCCGCATCCCGCGCTTCCGTGGCCGTACGCTGTTCGGCGGCATGGTCACCGCGCCGCTGGTCATGCCCGAGGTGATCACCGGTCTGTCGCTGCTGCTGCTGTTCGTGGCCATGGCCCAGCTGATCGGCTGGCCGCAGGAGCGCGGCATCGTCACCATCTGGATCGCCCACACCAGTTTCTGCTCGTCCTACGTGGCGGTAGTGGTGTCGGCGCGCCTGCGTGAGCTGGACCTGTCGATCGAAGAAGCAGCCATGGACCTGGGCGCCAAGCCCTGGAAAGTGTTCCTGCTGATCACCATCCCGATGATCGCCCCGTCGCTGGCGGCGGGCGGCATGATGTCCTTCGCCCTGTCGCTGGACGACCTGGTTCTGGCCAGCTTCGTGTCCGGTCCTGGTTCCACCACCCTGCCGATGGAAGTGTTCTCCGCCGTGCGCCTGGGTGTGAAGCCGGAGATCAACGCCGTTGCCAGCCTGATCCTGCTGACCGTTTCGCTGTTCACCTTCTTCGCCTGGTACTTCACCCGTCAGGCCGAAGAGCGTCGCAAGCGCGCGATCCAGGAAGCCATGGAGTCCAACGCGACCGACTGGCAGCAAAAGGGTTCGACAGCCACCGCCTGA
- a CDS encoding ABC transporter permease subunit, with amino-acid sequence MPRGRHAVIGIPFFWLFLFFLLPFAIVLKISLAAADVAIPPYTEVFQYADQTLQVVMNLGNYLMLTDDPLYIDAYLGSLKMAAISTFLCLLIGYPMAYAIARASKEMQTVLLLLIMMPTWTAILIRVYAWMGILSNNGLLNGFLMWLGVINEPLTILNTNFAVYIGIVYSYLPFMVMPLYANLVKHDMSLLEAASDLGARNFTRFWKITVPLSKNGIIAGCMLVFIPAVGEFVIPELLGGPETLMIGKVLWQEFFNNRDWPVASALAVVMLAILIVPIILFNKNQAKELEGKV; translated from the coding sequence ATGCCACGGGGGCGGCATGCCGTCATCGGCATACCGTTCTTCTGGCTGTTCCTGTTCTTCCTGCTGCCCTTCGCCATCGTGCTGAAGATCAGCCTGGCGGCCGCTGACGTGGCCATCCCGCCGTACACCGAGGTGTTCCAGTACGCCGACCAGACGTTGCAGGTGGTGATGAACCTCGGCAACTACCTGATGCTGACGGACGACCCGCTGTACATCGACGCCTATCTCGGCTCGCTGAAGATGGCGGCGATCAGTACCTTCCTCTGCCTGCTGATCGGCTACCCGATGGCCTACGCCATCGCCCGTGCCAGCAAGGAGATGCAGACCGTCCTGCTGCTGCTGATCATGATGCCGACCTGGACGGCGATCCTGATCCGCGTGTACGCCTGGATGGGCATCCTGTCCAACAACGGCCTGCTCAACGGCTTCCTGATGTGGCTGGGCGTGATCAACGAGCCGCTGACGATCCTCAACACCAACTTCGCGGTGTACATCGGCATCGTCTACTCGTACCTGCCGTTCATGGTCATGCCGCTCTACGCCAACCTGGTGAAGCACGACATGAGCCTGCTGGAAGCCGCGTCCGACCTCGGTGCGCGCAACTTCACCCGCTTCTGGAAGATCACCGTGCCGCTGTCCAAGAACGGCATCATCGCCGGCTGCATGCTGGTGTTCATCCCGGCGGTGGGCGAGTTCGTGATCCCGGAACTGCTTGGCGGCCCCGAGACGCTGATGATCGGTAAGGTGCTGTGGCAGGAATTCTTCAACAACCGTGACTGGCCGGTGGCGTCTGCCCTTGCCGTCGTGATGCTGGCGATCCTGATCGTGCCCATCATTCTCTTTAACAAGAACCAAGCTAAAGAGCTGGAGGGCAAGGTATGA
- the potA gene encoding polyamine ABC transporter ATP-binding protein has protein sequence MAIASGAYKKALSGDQKPKEVLVKIDRVSKQFDETLAVDSVSLDIKKGEIFALLGGSGSGKSTLLRMLAGFERPTEGRIFLDGQDITDLPPYERPINMMFQSYALFPHMSVAQNIAFGLKQDGLPKDEIDKIVDEMLKLVQMTQYAKRKPHQLSGGQRQRVALARSLAKRPKLLLLDEPMGALDKKLRSQMQLELVEIIERVGVTCVMVTHDQEEAMTMAQRIAIMHLGCIEQIGSPMDIYETPASRLVCEFIGNVNLFDGDIVEDLQDHAVIACPKLENPIYIGHGISTRAENKRITYALRPEKVMVSAQKPENLEHEGCNWAQGTVYDIAYLGGHSVYYIKLASGMIVQAFMANAERHVARPTWDQPVYISWYDDSGVVLQA, from the coding sequence ATGGCAATAGCCTCCGGTGCCTACAAGAAAGCCCTCAGCGGCGACCAGAAACCTAAAGAGGTTCTGGTAAAAATCGACCGGGTCAGCAAGCAGTTCGACGAAACGTTGGCTGTGGACAGCGTGTCCCTGGATATCAAGAAGGGCGAGATCTTCGCCCTGCTCGGTGGTTCGGGTTCGGGCAAGTCGACCCTGCTGCGTATGCTGGCTGGTTTCGAGCGTCCCACTGAAGGTCGCATCTTCCTCGATGGCCAGGACATTACCGACCTGCCGCCCTATGAGCGGCCGATCAACATGATGTTCCAGTCCTACGCCCTGTTCCCCCACATGAGCGTGGCGCAGAACATCGCCTTCGGCCTCAAGCAGGACGGCCTGCCCAAGGACGAGATCGACAAGATCGTCGACGAGATGCTCAAGCTCGTGCAGATGACCCAGTACGCCAAGCGCAAGCCGCACCAGCTCTCCGGTGGCCAGCGTCAGCGTGTGGCCCTGGCCCGCTCGCTGGCCAAGCGTCCGAAGCTGCTGCTGCTCGACGAGCCGATGGGCGCCCTGGACAAGAAGCTGCGTTCGCAGATGCAGCTGGAACTGGTAGAGATCATCGAGCGCGTGGGCGTGACCTGCGTGATGGTGACCCACGACCAGGAAGAGGCCATGACCATGGCCCAGCGCATCGCCATCATGCACCTGGGTTGCATCGAGCAGATCGGCAGCCCCATGGACATCTACGAGACCCCGGCCAGCCGCCTGGTCTGCGAGTTCATCGGCAACGTCAACCTGTTCGATGGCGATATCGTGGAAGACCTGCAGGACCACGCGGTGATCGCCTGTCCGAAGCTGGAAAACCCGATCTATATCGGCCACGGCATCAGCACCCGCGCCGAGAACAAGCGCATCACCTATGCGCTGCGTCCGGAAAAGGTCATGGTCAGCGCGCAGAAGCCCGAGAACCTGGAGCACGAAGGCTGCAACTGGGCCCAGGGCACCGTCTATGACATCGCCTACCTGGGCGGCCACTCGGTGTACTACATCAAGCTGGCCTCGGGCATGATCGTGCAGGCCTTCATGGCCAACGCCGAGCGTCACGTGGCCCGCCCGACCTGGGACCAGCCCGTGTACATCAGCTGGTATGACGACAGCGGCGTGGTACTGCAAGCATGA